A stretch of the Dioscorea cayenensis subsp. rotundata cultivar TDr96_F1 chromosome 4, TDr96_F1_v2_PseudoChromosome.rev07_lg8_w22 25.fasta, whole genome shotgun sequence genome encodes the following:
- the LOC120259161 gene encoding selenium-binding protein 1-like, which produces MAEVEVKDVSCCAGGGGVGPGYATPLKAMSGPRETILYVTCVYNGTGIEKPDFLATVDVDPNSATYSKVIHRLHMPYVGDELHHSGWNSCSSCHGDPLAARRYLILPSLLSSRIYAVDTASNPRAPSVHKVVDPTDIVQKTQLAYPHTSHCLASGDILVSCLGDKDGNAKGSGFLLLDSNFNVKGRWEKPGHSPAFGYDFWYQPRHKTMISSSWGAPAAFSKGFDLQHVSDGLYGQHLYVYSWPDGELKQTLDLGSTGLLPLETRFLHDPTKAIGFVGSALSSNMVRFFKTSDESWNHEVVIKVKPLKVRNWILPEMPGLITDFLISLDDRFLYFVNWLHGDVRQYNIEDPGKPVLTGQVWVGGLLQKGSEVVYVTEDGTESQFDVPEIQGYKLRGGPQMIQLSLDGKRLYITNSLFSEWDKQFYPELTKQGSHMLQIDVNTGEGGLSVNPNFFVDFGAEPDGPSLAHEMRYPGGDCTSDIWI; this is translated from the exons ATGGCGGAGGTGGAGGTGAAGGATGTGTCTTGCTGTGCTGGCGGTGGTGGTGTTGGTCCGGGCTATGCGACGCCGTTGAAAGCCATGTCTGGACCTAGAGAAACGATCCTTTATGTTACTTGTGTTTATAATG GCACTGGAATCGAGAAGCCTGATTTCTTAGCAACAGTAGATGTTGATCCTAACTCTGCAACTTATTCAAAAGTTATCCATAGGCTGCATATGCCTTACGTTGGTGATGAGCTACATCACTCTGGTTGGAATTCCTGCAGCTCTTGCCATGGGGACCCTTTGGCAGCTAGGCGCTATCTCATTCTACCTTCATTGTT GTCAAGTCGCATATATGCTGTTGACACTGCAAGCAATCCAAGAGCTCCATCTGTACATAAGGTTGTTGATCCCACTGATATTGTTCAAAAGACTCAACTAGCATATCCTCATACTTCCCATTGCCTTGCGTCTGGTGACATTCTGGTGTCTTGCCTCGGAGACAAAGATGGAAATGCAAAAGGGAGTGGCTTCCTCCTCCTCGATTCAAATTTCAATGTTAAAGGAAG ATGGGAAAAGCCAGGCCATAGCCCAGCCTTTGGCTATGATTTCTGGTACCAACCTCGACACAAGACCATGATTAGCTCATCGTGGGGTGCTCCTGCAGCTTTTAGTAAAGGCTTCGACCTCCAGCATGTATCTGACGGACTCTATGGACAGCATTTGTATGTATACAGTTGGCCTGATGGCGAACTGAAGCAGACATTGGACCTTGGCAGCACTGGACTCTTGCCATTAGAG ACTCGGTTTCTTCATGATCCTACCAAGGCTATCGGCTTTGTGGGGAGTGCTCTGAGCAGCAACATGGTGAGGTTTTTTAAGACCTCAGATGAATCTTGGAATCATGAG GTTGTGATAAAAGTGAAACCACTTAAAGTGCGCAACTGGATTCTCCCTGAAATGCCTGGTCTGATAACTGATTTCCTTATCTCGCTTGATGACCGTTTCCTCTATTTTGTCAATTGGCTCCATGGGGATGTGCGGCAATACAACATTGAGGATCCTGGAAAGCCCGTTTTGACTGGCCAAGTATGGGTGGGAGGACTTCTTCAGAAAGGAAGTGAAGTGGTATATGTTACGGAAGACGGAACTGAATCACAGTTTGATGTTCCTGAGATACAG GGCTATAAGCTTAGAGGAGGGCCACAGATGATCCAGTTGAGCTTGGACGGGAAGCGGCTTTATATCACTAACTCACTTTTCAGTGAATGGGATAAGCAGTTCTACCCTGAGCTGACCAAGCAAGGTTCTCACATGTTGCAAATCGACGTTAACACCGGGGAAGGAGGGCTTTCTGTTAACCCAAACTTCTTTGTGGATTTTGGAGCTGAACCTGATGGACCATCTCTAGCTCATGAAATGCGATATCCCGGGGGTGATTGCACTTCTGATATATGGATATA